The following proteins come from a genomic window of Pyxidicoccus sp. MSG2:
- a CDS encoding rhodanese-like domain-containing protein: MEPTIVCAELYMRLGDDEVLVLDCRDPSDWERYALHIPGALRMTPTEISRDLHMLPDDELIVLCGCAPDGRDTRRICRLLRMRGREAVCLEGGLGAWVTGGYPTERHASAPQVALHH, from the coding sequence GTGGAGCCCACCATCGTCTGTGCCGAGCTGTACATGCGTCTGGGTGACGACGAAGTGCTCGTCCTCGACTGTCGTGATCCGTCGGATTGGGAACGCTATGCGCTGCACATCCCGGGCGCGTTGAGGATGACGCCCACGGAAATCTCCCGCGACCTCCACATGCTCCCGGACGATGAGCTCATCGTCCTGTGTGGCTGCGCCCCGGACGGACGGGACACGCGCCGCATCTGCCGCCTGCTGCGCATGCGCGGGCGCGAGGCCGTGTGCCTCGAAGGGGGGCTCGGCGCCTGGGTGACGGGGGGCTACCCCACCGAGCGCCATGCCTCCGCACCCCAGGTCGCCCTGCATCACTGA
- a CDS encoding acyl-CoA dehydrogenase family protein, with product MLHGHGLYLEEHDAFRRTVRAVVDKEILPFVAEWEEREEFPRALFTRFGELGFLGLKYPVEYGGSAAGELYEAVLLEELGRCGSGGVSAGLGAQFTISTGPIHLFGTDAQKRRWLTPAIRGEKIGALGITEPDAGSDVAGLRTTARRDGDSYVLNGSKTYITNGVRADFVVLAVKTDPAAGHKGLSIFVVEKGTPGFSVGRKLKKVGWRASDTAELFFEDCRVPAENLLGVEGQGFSQIMGNFQWERLSLALGAVGAMDDMLEKVLEHVKSRRAFGQSLNQFQVVRHKLADLFTARECARQLTYHALRLHVAGEWAVAQTSMAKKVATETACRVADECLQLHGGAGYMMEYDIQRHWRDARLGPIGGGTSEVMNEIIAKQLGL from the coding sequence ATGCTGCATGGCCACGGGCTGTACCTGGAAGAGCATGACGCGTTCCGCCGCACGGTGCGGGCCGTGGTGGACAAGGAAATCCTCCCGTTCGTCGCCGAGTGGGAGGAGCGGGAGGAGTTCCCCCGAGCGCTCTTCACGCGCTTCGGCGAGCTGGGGTTCCTCGGGCTGAAGTACCCGGTGGAGTACGGGGGCTCGGCGGCTGGAGAGCTCTACGAGGCGGTGCTCCTGGAGGAGCTGGGCCGCTGCGGCTCCGGGGGGGTGTCCGCCGGGCTCGGGGCGCAGTTCACCATCTCCACCGGCCCCATCCACCTCTTCGGCACGGACGCGCAGAAGCGCCGCTGGCTCACCCCCGCCATCCGAGGAGAGAAGATTGGCGCGCTGGGCATCACCGAGCCCGACGCCGGCTCGGACGTGGCGGGCCTGCGCACCACCGCGCGGCGCGACGGTGACTCCTACGTCCTCAACGGCTCCAAGACGTACATCACCAACGGGGTGCGCGCGGACTTCGTGGTGCTGGCCGTGAAGACGGACCCGGCCGCGGGCCACAAGGGCCTGTCCATATTCGTGGTGGAGAAGGGCACGCCGGGCTTCAGCGTGGGCCGCAAGCTGAAGAAGGTGGGCTGGCGCGCCTCGGACACCGCGGAGCTGTTCTTCGAGGACTGCCGCGTGCCCGCGGAGAACCTGCTGGGCGTGGAGGGGCAGGGCTTCTCGCAGATCATGGGCAACTTCCAGTGGGAGCGCCTGTCGCTGGCCCTGGGGGCGGTGGGCGCCATGGACGACATGCTGGAGAAGGTGCTCGAGCACGTGAAGTCGCGCCGCGCCTTCGGCCAGTCGCTCAACCAGTTCCAGGTGGTGCGCCACAAGCTGGCGGACCTGTTCACCGCCCGCGAGTGCGCGCGCCAGCTCACGTACCACGCGCTGCGCCTGCACGTGGCCGGCGAGTGGGCCGTCGCCCAGACGTCCATGGCGAAGAAGGTCGCCACCGAGACGGCCTGCCGCGTGGCGGACGAGTGCCTCCAGCTCCACGGCGGCGCGGGCTACATGATGGAGTACGACATCCAGCGCCACTGGCGCGACGCGCGCCTGGGCCCCATCGGCGGCGGCACCAGCGAGGTGATGAACGAAATCATCGCCAAGCAGCTCGGGCTCTGA
- a CDS encoding right-handed parallel beta-helix repeat-containing protein: MKTPTAALAASLLMLGATAHADGGLFPIPGFPGAPSAPAPTPAPAPTEPGTPATPGAPTTPGMEPPLGVQPVPNTPVESLPEHADHANIAEPGPQPGVSAAALMPAVTPTFSREWVVSPSGNDAGDGSAAQPFRTIARAITQANPGEVIRVLAGDYNERIVLGDNAKAGTPEAKITLQGEGRPHIIPGNGGGALVQVRRPNWVIDGFDLDVQGQAFFAVTFEGNVQGSVLANSELHHGGGGAGVTTYGNATGATIENNHIHDFVRNTGNKDSHGVVVQPTSHDITVRNNDIHDNSGDSVQCLGPEGFSSLPPADGLVVENNHFYANRENAVDIKTCHNVVIRNNRMHQFRPTSTAKGDVVVVHYSARNVTVEDNEIYDSAKGISVGGNHEGPVPTGIVVRRNRVHDISNVGGGEGTGIRLENSSGTVVVNNTIARVSTALIIGHGTGGPTQAPVVQNNIVDTAPLAVDLGGQAPGMKMGANLFPAGAQFKQNGALQGLEQFKAAAGDTTSTAASPDLGEAFAPGVAAVDRGADVGLPFCGASPDIGAVEMGC, from the coding sequence ATGAAGACCCCGACGGCCGCCCTGGCCGCGAGCCTGCTCATGCTCGGCGCGACTGCCCACGCCGACGGCGGGCTGTTCCCCATTCCCGGGTTCCCCGGCGCTCCGTCGGCGCCCGCGCCGACGCCCGCTCCCGCCCCCACGGAGCCCGGCACGCCCGCCACCCCTGGCGCGCCCACGACTCCCGGCATGGAGCCGCCCCTGGGCGTGCAGCCGGTGCCGAACACGCCGGTGGAGTCCCTGCCCGAGCACGCGGACCATGCGAACATCGCCGAGCCGGGCCCCCAGCCGGGCGTCTCGGCCGCTGCGCTGATGCCCGCCGTGACTCCCACGTTCTCCCGTGAGTGGGTGGTGAGCCCGTCCGGCAACGACGCCGGCGACGGCAGCGCCGCGCAGCCCTTCCGCACCATCGCCAGGGCCATCACCCAGGCCAACCCCGGCGAGGTCATCCGCGTGCTCGCGGGCGACTACAACGAGCGCATCGTCCTCGGAGACAACGCCAAGGCGGGCACCCCGGAGGCGAAGATTACGCTCCAGGGCGAGGGCCGCCCGCACATCATCCCCGGCAACGGCGGAGGCGCGCTCGTGCAGGTGCGCCGCCCCAACTGGGTCATCGACGGCTTCGACCTGGACGTCCAGGGCCAGGCCTTCTTCGCCGTCACCTTCGAGGGCAACGTGCAGGGCTCGGTGCTGGCCAACTCGGAGCTGCACCATGGCGGCGGCGGGGCCGGCGTGACGACCTATGGCAACGCCACCGGCGCCACCATCGAGAACAACCACATCCACGACTTCGTGCGGAACACCGGCAACAAGGACTCGCACGGCGTGGTGGTGCAGCCGACGTCGCACGACATCACCGTGCGCAACAACGACATCCACGACAACTCGGGTGACTCCGTGCAGTGCCTGGGGCCCGAGGGCTTCAGCTCGCTGCCCCCCGCGGATGGCCTGGTGGTGGAGAACAACCACTTCTACGCCAACCGGGAGAACGCGGTGGACATCAAGACGTGCCACAACGTCGTCATCCGCAACAACCGCATGCACCAGTTCCGCCCGACGTCCACGGCGAAGGGGGACGTGGTGGTGGTGCACTACTCCGCGCGCAACGTGACGGTGGAGGACAACGAAATCTACGACTCCGCCAAGGGCATCTCCGTGGGCGGCAACCACGAGGGCCCCGTGCCCACCGGCATCGTCGTCCGGCGCAACCGCGTGCACGACATCTCCAACGTCGGCGGCGGTGAGGGCACCGGCATCCGTCTGGAGAACTCCAGCGGCACGGTGGTGGTCAACAACACGATTGCGCGCGTGTCCACGGCGCTCATCATCGGCCACGGCACCGGCGGGCCCACGCAGGCCCCGGTGGTGCAGAACAACATCGTGGACACCGCGCCCCTCGCGGTGGACCTCGGCGGTCAGGCCCCGGGCATGAAGATGGGGGCCAACCTCTTCCCGGCCGGCGCGCAGTTCAAGCAGAACGGAGCGCTCCAGGGGCTGGAGCAGTTCAAGGCCGCCGCCGGCGACACCACCTCCACCGCCGCCTCGCCGGACCTCGGCGAGGCCTTCGCCCCGGGCGTCGCGGCGGTGGACCGCGGCGCCGACGTGGGCCTGCCCTTCTGCGGCGCGAGCCCGGACATCGGCGCGGTGGAAATGGGCTGCTGA